The Arthrobacter sp. ERGS1:01 genome has a segment encoding these proteins:
- a CDS encoding D-2-hydroxyacid dehydrogenase, with protein MFTGTARINYLSTLNFDDDFLERIGSAADGVEVRQITASSAEEIDAATWAQVDVLHTSSAICDPATAPRLRWIQLDTSGVDHLRGTPAWNSVVDITTIGGISPVPLAEYVIWSILGTAHRLPALLDVRQSRQWPSPDERWERMLPAPVRGSTVGIVGYGRIGREIGRLAQALGMRVLGLSRTAGTRTADVGDYFDAAQDQSGSGQATAVELLGPDRLHELMSRSDYLVVVVPLTEATRNMIDGPAFAHLKDQAVVINVARGGIVDEQALREGLHEGRIRAAVLDVFDAEPLPPEDSWWDEANVFTTPHVSGLAPEYSSQVLDIVGENLRRFAEGRALMNLVDREQGY; from the coding sequence ATGTTTACAGGCACTGCCCGCATCAATTACCTCTCCACCCTGAACTTCGACGACGACTTCCTCGAACGGATCGGCTCGGCCGCCGACGGTGTGGAAGTCCGCCAGATCACCGCCTCTTCGGCCGAGGAGATCGATGCCGCGACCTGGGCCCAGGTCGACGTGCTGCACACCTCCTCGGCCATCTGTGATCCGGCTACCGCCCCCCGGCTGCGCTGGATTCAGCTCGACACCTCCGGGGTGGACCATCTTCGGGGGACACCGGCGTGGAACAGTGTCGTGGATATCACCACGATTGGCGGTATTTCGCCCGTGCCCTTGGCCGAGTACGTGATCTGGTCCATCCTGGGCACCGCTCACAGGCTACCGGCGCTGTTGGACGTGCGGCAGAGTCGTCAATGGCCCTCCCCGGATGAGCGGTGGGAGCGCATGCTGCCGGCCCCGGTGCGCGGGTCTACGGTCGGCATTGTCGGCTATGGCAGAATCGGGCGGGAGATCGGCCGACTCGCCCAGGCCCTGGGTATGCGGGTGCTGGGTCTGAGCCGGACGGCCGGGACTCGAACCGCCGATGTGGGGGACTATTTTGATGCCGCCCAGGACCAGTCCGGTAGCGGCCAGGCGACGGCGGTGGAACTGTTGGGGCCGGATCGTCTGCACGAGCTGATGAGCCGGTCTGATTATCTGGTGGTGGTGGTGCCGCTGACGGAGGCCACCCGGAATATGATCGACGGCCCGGCGTTCGCGCACTTGAAGGACCAGGCCGTCGTTATCAACGTCGCGCGCGGCGGCATTGTTGATGAACAGGCCCTGCGCGAGGGTCTGCACGAGGGCCGGATTCGGGCCGCCGTGCTTGACGTCTTCGATGCCGAACCGCTACCCCCGGAGGATTCCTGGTGGGATGAGGCGAATGTCTTCACCACCCCGCACGTCAGCGGGCTGGCACCGGAATATTCATCACAGGTGTTGGATATTGTGGGTGAGAACCTCCGCCGTTTTGCGGAAGGCCGGGCATTGATGAATCTCGTCGATCGAGAGCAGGGGTATTGA
- a CDS encoding DeoR/GlpR family DNA-binding transcription regulator — MLSYERQREVLRHMRSHGAGNVNELAAAVGVSASTIRRDLREMDEQGLLTRVHGGASLADTDIESAHTARQNEHVAEKRRIGEAAAKLVRDHSTILITGGTTTEAMLPFLEGREGLTILTNGLNIAVQLSRQSAITVVVLGGILRPGELSLLGSLAEQTLDEFRVESAFIGSYGVDAASGIYGASVHEASTDRMLLRRLDSLVVLADGSKFTQRGPVRLAGVEQITTLITDSTAPTADVKALSAAGVEVLVV, encoded by the coding sequence ATGTTAAGTTATGAACGGCAACGAGAAGTCCTCCGACACATGCGGTCGCACGGTGCCGGCAATGTCAACGAGCTGGCCGCGGCCGTTGGTGTCAGTGCCTCCACGATCCGCCGTGATCTGCGGGAGATGGACGAGCAAGGCCTGCTGACCCGTGTCCACGGAGGGGCAAGCCTGGCGGATACCGACATCGAAAGCGCCCATACCGCCCGACAGAACGAGCATGTGGCGGAGAAGCGCCGCATCGGGGAGGCCGCGGCGAAGCTGGTACGTGATCACTCGACCATCCTGATCACCGGCGGAACCACCACCGAGGCCATGTTGCCGTTCCTCGAGGGGCGAGAGGGGCTGACCATCCTCACCAACGGGCTCAACATCGCGGTGCAGCTCTCCCGGCAGAGTGCCATCACCGTCGTGGTGCTCGGCGGCATTTTGCGGCCCGGGGAGCTCTCGCTCCTGGGGTCCCTGGCCGAGCAGACCCTGGATGAGTTCCGGGTAGAGAGCGCCTTTATCGGCAGCTATGGTGTAGATGCCGCCAGCGGCATCTACGGGGCGTCGGTGCACGAAGCGAGCACCGACCGGATGCTCCTGCGCCGACTCGACTCGCTCGTGGTCCTGGCTGACGGCAGCAAATTCACCCAACGCGGACCGGTCCGGTTGGCAGGGGTGGAACAAATCACCACCCTGATCACCGATTCAACGGCCCCGACTGCGGACGTGAAGGCACTTTCCGCCGCGGGGGTCGAGGTCCTCGTTGTCTAA
- a CDS encoding polysaccharide deacetylase family protein, whose amino-acid sequence MADLGFQRHIDAISAGHFVRLVNYHNTPASQGPALRAELTRLSEHYDTVTLADLDGFFATGQWPTTRPVFIPVFYEGYRNSADVAAPICDELGITGWFPVCTGFVDCPPAEQEFYARAHYIGLVDEEQSQDRLAMTWDDVGRLSERHVVTPHTAAHLGINDISTDDDLQREVFEPKRKMDAVTGQSAPAFAWLHGSAWGLSQRYDDAVREAGYRYQIGNTMIHRIA is encoded by the coding sequence GTGGCTGACCTCGGCTTTCAGCGACACATCGACGCCATTTCCGCCGGGCATTTCGTCCGCCTGGTGAACTATCACAACACCCCCGCCAGCCAGGGGCCAGCATTGCGGGCCGAGTTGACACGGTTGAGCGAACATTACGACACCGTGACGCTGGCGGACCTTGACGGTTTCTTCGCCACCGGGCAGTGGCCCACGACGCGTCCAGTCTTTATTCCCGTCTTCTATGAGGGGTACCGGAACAGCGCGGACGTGGCCGCGCCCATCTGTGACGAGCTGGGCATCACCGGATGGTTTCCGGTCTGCACAGGATTTGTCGATTGTCCGCCCGCGGAGCAGGAATTCTACGCCCGCGCCCACTACATCGGGCTGGTGGACGAAGAACAGTCCCAGGACCGGTTGGCCATGACCTGGGACGACGTCGGACGTCTGTCCGAACGCCACGTTGTCACCCCCCATACGGCGGCCCATTTGGGTATCAATGACATCAGTACCGACGATGATCTGCAGCGTGAAGTTTTCGAACCGAAACGGAAGATGGATGCGGTGACGGGACAGTCAGCGCCGGCGTTCGCGTGGTTGCATGGAAGTGCCTGGGGCCTGAGTCAGCGCTACGACGACGCGGTTCGCGAGGCCGGCTACCGGTACCAGATCGGCAACACGATGATCCACCGGATCGCCTGA
- a CDS encoding fumarylacetoacetate hydrolase family protein has translation MKLARARVGDAVIAASVEGDLLVELEVRGAEGCPEDPLMGWLRTGADLGALVPARTGRSHQLADAQLLAPIQRPGKIIAVGLNYADHTLEAGLEAPAEPLTFAKYPSSITGPDTEIIVPAAVTTEVDWEAELAIVIGTVCGPQRRGTMANVAAFTVANDVSARDLQFRDGQWTRAKSLDTFCPIGPVLVTPDDIPDPASLRIYATVNGQVMQDAKIGDMIFPISTLLDFITATITLEPGDMILTGTPPGVGGFRNPPVFLADGDVIEVGVDTVGVLRNTVRHI, from the coding sequence ATGAAGTTGGCACGGGCACGAGTCGGTGACGCGGTAATCGCCGCGTCAGTGGAGGGCGATCTGCTCGTCGAGCTCGAGGTGCGTGGCGCCGAGGGTTGCCCGGAGGATCCGCTGATGGGGTGGCTGAGAACCGGCGCTGACCTGGGAGCACTTGTTCCTGCCAGGACAGGACGCAGCCACCAGCTCGCCGACGCTCAGCTGCTGGCACCGATTCAGCGGCCGGGCAAGATCATTGCCGTCGGACTGAACTACGCGGACCACACCTTAGAAGCTGGCCTTGAGGCCCCGGCTGAGCCGTTGACCTTCGCCAAGTATCCGAGCTCCATCACCGGCCCCGACACGGAAATCATCGTGCCGGCAGCCGTGACGACCGAGGTTGACTGGGAAGCCGAGCTGGCGATCGTCATCGGGACCGTGTGCGGTCCGCAGCGCCGCGGAACCATGGCGAACGTGGCGGCCTTCACCGTCGCCAATGACGTCTCGGCGCGCGACCTGCAATTCCGTGATGGCCAGTGGACCCGGGCCAAGAGCCTGGATACGTTCTGCCCGATCGGGCCGGTTCTGGTCACCCCGGATGACATTCCCGATCCCGCGTCCTTGCGGATCTACGCCACCGTCAACGGCCAGGTGATGCAGGACGCCAAGATCGGGGACATGATCTTTCCCATCAGCACCCTGCTCGACTTCATCACCGCGACCATCACCCTTGAACCCGGCGACATGATCCTGACCGGCACACCCCCCGGCGTCGGCGGATTCCGCAACCCTCCGGTATTCCTTGCCGACGGTGACGTCATCGAGGTAGGCGTCGACACCGTCGGCGTCCTGCGCAACACCGTCCGCCACATCTGA
- a CDS encoding family 4 glycosyl hydrolase, with the protein MTARRSLVLIGAGSAVFTRGLLADLISARDLGDWEIRLVDINERSLAKAVGLARQMITARNVGDHITVTGSTDRRSVLPGADFVVTCVGVGGRPGWQKDHEICMQHGIFQPVGDSVMPGGISRLLRTTPVLVDIARDVVELAPDAFFFNYSNPMTANIMAMAKYAGAENVVGLCHGMHHVQHHLATFINKPFEQTSTLYAGINHLTFIYDFRWNGQDAWPLVKAKADQELALPPVSEDLGNIFADGTKAWHNPFSWEIFRRYGAFPAAEDRHVTEFFPERWAGGQYYGKTLGVDAYSVPEILDWGEKRYQSMIAQADGTEPLDETIFDRSSGEQEQLISIIRSVLTDSREMFSCNVLNNGSVPGLPDDAALEIPGVATARGIRPISVPDLSSPLTAILARRLSSVYLAVEAAMTGDRDLVVEAMIADGAVTDPGAAAKLTDALIEAQLQYLPRFQ; encoded by the coding sequence ATGACAGCCCGACGTAGCCTCGTCCTCATCGGCGCGGGAAGCGCGGTCTTCACGCGCGGCCTGCTGGCCGATCTCATCTCCGCCCGTGACCTGGGCGACTGGGAAATCCGCCTGGTCGACATCAACGAACGCTCACTGGCCAAGGCCGTGGGCCTGGCCCGGCAAATGATCACTGCCCGCAACGTCGGGGACCACATCACCGTCACCGGATCCACCGACCGTCGAAGCGTGCTCCCGGGTGCCGACTTCGTCGTGACCTGCGTCGGAGTCGGCGGACGGCCCGGCTGGCAGAAGGACCATGAAATCTGCATGCAGCACGGCATCTTCCAGCCGGTCGGGGACTCCGTCATGCCCGGTGGCATCTCGCGGCTGCTCCGGACCACCCCCGTCCTGGTAGACATCGCCCGGGATGTGGTGGAATTGGCCCCGGACGCTTTCTTCTTCAACTACAGCAACCCGATGACCGCCAACATCATGGCAATGGCCAAGTATGCCGGGGCCGAGAACGTCGTCGGGCTCTGCCACGGCATGCACCACGTGCAGCATCACCTGGCCACCTTCATCAACAAGCCCTTCGAGCAGACCTCGACCCTGTACGCTGGCATCAACCATCTGACGTTCATCTATGACTTCCGCTGGAACGGCCAGGACGCCTGGCCGCTGGTGAAGGCCAAGGCCGACCAGGAACTGGCCCTGCCACCGGTATCCGAAGATCTCGGCAACATCTTCGCCGACGGAACCAAGGCCTGGCACAACCCCTTCTCCTGGGAGATCTTCCGCCGCTACGGCGCCTTCCCGGCCGCTGAGGACCGCCACGTCACGGAATTCTTCCCCGAACGCTGGGCCGGCGGACAGTACTACGGCAAGACGCTGGGGGTGGACGCCTACTCGGTGCCCGAAATCCTGGACTGGGGCGAGAAACGCTACCAGTCCATGATCGCCCAAGCCGACGGTACCGAGCCCCTGGATGAGACAATCTTCGACCGCTCCAGCGGTGAACAGGAGCAACTGATTTCCATCATCCGCTCAGTGCTCACGGACTCACGGGAAATGTTCTCCTGCAACGTGCTCAATAACGGTTCCGTCCCCGGGCTGCCCGACGATGCGGCCCTGGAAATTCCCGGTGTCGCCACCGCCCGGGGCATCCGCCCGATTTCGGTACCCGACCTCTCGAGCCCGTTGACGGCAATACTGGCGCGCCGCCTTTCCTCGGTCTATCTCGCGGTGGAAGCCGCGATGACCGGTGACCGTGACCTTGTTGTCGAGGCGATGATCGCCGACGGCGCGGTCACCGACCCGGGCGCCGCGGCCAAGCTGACGGACGCGCTCATTGAAGCTCAGCTCCAGTACCTGCCGAGGTTCCAGTGA
- a CDS encoding IlvD/Edd family dehydratase yields MTGPLRSAAWFAAPGKTGIMHRSWMRSEGLPDDSFEGRPVIGIANSWSELTPCNLHFRELAEHVKRGIWQAGGVPFEFPTTSAGESLIRPSAMILRNLIAMDLEETLRANPLDAVVLLAGCDKTTPAYLMGAASVDLPTLLITGGPMLNGKYRGTDIGSGTSIWRFTEQVRAGQMSAADLSEAESCMARSNGHCMTMGTASTMAILSEVLGMQLPGSADLPANDSRRKKLAHLAGRRIVDMVAEDLRPSTIMTRTAFENAIRANVAIGGSTNAVVHLLALAGRLGVDLKLDDFETLAADVPTLVDLMPSGRFLMEDFCYAGGLGALIERMGTLLDRDAVTVTGATIGENYAGAPTYNNEVIRELDTPVKPVGSGIAVLRGSLAPDGAVIKQSAASTELLVHRGRARVWDRVEDYLVEAENPDTDIDAADILVIRYAGPRGYPGMPEIANVALPKKLLQEGIRDMVRISDARMSGTSYGTVILHVAPEAANGGPLALVRDGDIISLDVPARQLDLEVGEEELAARRADWTPPAVEGTDRGYLKLFVEHVNGADTGADFDFLIGGSGAKVPRQAF; encoded by the coding sequence GTGACCGGGCCGCTGCGCAGCGCAGCCTGGTTCGCCGCCCCCGGTAAAACCGGAATCATGCACCGATCATGGATGCGGTCCGAGGGCCTGCCCGACGATTCGTTCGAAGGCCGTCCGGTGATCGGCATCGCCAACAGCTGGTCCGAGCTGACACCGTGCAACCTGCACTTCCGTGAGCTCGCCGAACATGTCAAACGCGGCATCTGGCAAGCCGGTGGCGTCCCCTTTGAGTTCCCCACCACCTCGGCCGGGGAATCCCTGATCCGGCCGAGCGCCATGATCCTGCGCAACCTGATCGCCATGGACCTCGAAGAGACCCTGCGCGCCAACCCGCTGGACGCCGTCGTCCTCTTGGCCGGATGTGACAAAACAACCCCGGCCTACCTGATGGGTGCAGCGAGCGTTGACCTGCCCACGCTGCTGATCACCGGCGGCCCCATGCTCAACGGGAAGTACCGCGGCACCGACATCGGTTCCGGAACCTCGATCTGGCGTTTCACCGAACAAGTCCGGGCCGGCCAGATGTCCGCTGCGGACCTTTCGGAAGCTGAATCCTGCATGGCGCGCAGCAACGGTCACTGCATGACCATGGGCACCGCATCAACCATGGCCATCCTCTCCGAAGTGCTGGGCATGCAACTGCCCGGCAGCGCCGACCTGCCCGCCAATGACTCACGCCGCAAGAAGCTCGCCCACCTGGCGGGCCGGCGCATCGTGGACATGGTTGCCGAGGATCTTCGCCCCTCCACGATCATGACCCGAACCGCGTTCGAGAACGCCATCCGCGCCAACGTCGCCATCGGCGGCTCCACCAACGCCGTCGTGCACTTGCTGGCCCTGGCCGGCCGGCTGGGCGTTGACCTGAAGCTGGACGACTTCGAAACCCTCGCCGCCGATGTTCCCACCCTGGTGGACCTCATGCCATCGGGGCGGTTCCTGATGGAAGACTTCTGCTATGCGGGCGGTCTCGGCGCACTCATCGAGCGGATGGGCACACTCCTGGACCGAGACGCCGTCACCGTTACGGGGGCAACGATCGGCGAAAACTACGCCGGTGCCCCAACGTACAACAACGAGGTTATCCGCGAACTCGACACCCCGGTCAAACCGGTCGGTTCGGGCATTGCCGTCCTACGCGGAAGCCTTGCCCCGGACGGGGCGGTGATCAAGCAGTCGGCCGCCTCGACCGAGCTCCTGGTGCACCGAGGCCGGGCCCGCGTGTGGGACCGCGTCGAGGACTACCTCGTCGAAGCCGAGAATCCCGACACCGATATTGACGCCGCCGACATCCTGGTCATCCGCTACGCGGGGCCGCGCGGATATCCCGGGATGCCCGAGATCGCCAACGTCGCCCTGCCCAAAAAGCTCCTACAGGAAGGCATTCGCGACATGGTCAGGATCTCGGACGCGCGCATGTCGGGAACCTCCTACGGGACCGTGATCCTGCATGTGGCGCCGGAGGCCGCCAACGGCGGCCCGCTGGCACTGGTCCGCGACGGCGACATCATCTCCTTGGACGTGCCGGCCCGACAGCTGGATCTGGAGGTCGGCGAGGAAGAACTTGCCGCCCGCCGGGCCGACTGGACGCCACCCGCCGTTGAAGGCACCGACCGGGGCTATCTCAAACTGTTCGTGGAACATGTCAACGGGGCGGACACCGGTGCTGACTTCGACTTCCTCATCGGTGGCAGCGGCGCCAAAGTGCCCCGGCAGGCGTTCTAA
- a CDS encoding MFS transporter yields the protein MLKIPVIRAGLPQWLALAVLTLPVLLIAVDSTVLGFAVPALTEALRPSGVQLLWIVDIYSFMLAGLLVTMGTLGDRIGRRRLLLIGSAGFGAASALTAYSSSPEMLIAARAVLGCAGATLMPSTLSILRHLFHNARQRRLAIAIWSATASGGAALGPILGGFLLEHFWWGSVFLINAPVMVLILIAAPLLVPESKDPHPGKYDLPSAALSLAAILPVIYGIKMLAADGPAPMPAFSLVVGLLLGAAFIRRQKRLADPMIDVRLFTNATFSAGVVINLFSVFALVGVFFVVTQYLQLVLGLGPLEAALWLMPAMVAEALSALAGVWLVRLMPLNRAVCLGLVLAGAGIGLSTLTASHPFPGIIFVGFLLLGLGSGLAYALSNDAIIAAVNPERAGAAAAVSETAYELGAALGVAILGTVLNTGYRSGFLPGAGVSTVTASQARETLGAARVLAESLPLDQATLLMDAGRSAFLNGMFAVGLVAVTILGGTAIFSLFWFREKN from the coding sequence GTGCTGAAGATTCCCGTGATACGAGCGGGTTTGCCGCAGTGGCTGGCCCTGGCAGTGCTGACGCTACCGGTGCTGCTGATCGCCGTCGACTCGACAGTGCTCGGCTTTGCAGTCCCCGCCCTCACCGAGGCATTGCGACCATCGGGCGTCCAATTGCTGTGGATCGTCGATATCTACTCGTTCATGCTCGCCGGCTTGCTCGTGACAATGGGCACGCTGGGGGACAGGATCGGACGGCGCAGGCTATTGCTGATCGGTTCGGCGGGCTTCGGTGCCGCCTCCGCGCTCACGGCCTACTCCAGCTCACCCGAGATGCTGATTGCTGCACGGGCCGTGCTGGGGTGCGCCGGTGCCACCCTGATGCCCTCGACCCTCTCCATTCTGCGGCACCTCTTTCATAATGCCCGGCAGCGCCGGCTGGCGATCGCCATTTGGTCCGCCACGGCCTCCGGCGGGGCGGCACTGGGGCCCATCCTCGGGGGCTTCCTGCTTGAGCATTTCTGGTGGGGTTCGGTGTTCCTGATCAATGCACCCGTCATGGTGCTGATCCTGATTGCCGCACCACTACTCGTCCCGGAGTCCAAGGACCCACATCCGGGCAAGTACGATCTGCCCAGCGCGGCGTTGTCCCTGGCAGCCATCCTTCCGGTGATCTACGGGATTAAGATGCTGGCCGCAGACGGACCGGCCCCGATGCCGGCATTCTCACTGGTGGTTGGCCTGCTGCTCGGTGCGGCATTTATACGTCGACAAAAACGGTTGGCCGATCCGATGATCGACGTGCGCCTGTTCACCAACGCAACCTTTTCAGCCGGCGTGGTCATCAACTTGTTCTCAGTTTTTGCCCTGGTGGGTGTGTTCTTCGTGGTCACGCAATACCTGCAGCTCGTGCTGGGATTAGGTCCACTGGAGGCGGCGCTTTGGCTGATGCCGGCCATGGTGGCGGAAGCACTCAGTGCGCTGGCCGGGGTCTGGCTGGTTCGGCTGATGCCGCTCAACCGCGCCGTTTGTCTGGGACTCGTGCTGGCAGGAGCCGGCATCGGGCTGTCCACGCTAACAGCGTCTCACCCGTTCCCGGGCATAATATTTGTCGGATTCCTCCTGCTCGGACTGGGTTCCGGGCTGGCCTATGCACTCAGCAACGATGCGATTATTGCTGCCGTCAACCCAGAAAGGGCCGGAGCCGCCGCGGCCGTCTCCGAGACGGCCTACGAGCTCGGCGCAGCTTTGGGTGTCGCGATCCTGGGCACCGTGCTCAACACGGGTTACCGTTCCGGGTTTCTTCCAGGAGCAGGTGTCAGTACCGTGACGGCGAGTCAGGCCCGTGAAACCCTCGGCGCGGCCAGGGTCCTGGCCGAATCGCTTCCACTTGATCAGGCCACCCTGCTAATGGACGCCGGCCGGAGTGCGTTTCTCAACGGAATGTTCGCCGTTGGCCTAGTGGCAGTCACAATCCTGGGCGGGACGGCCATCTTCTCGCTCTTCTGGTTCAGAGAGAAGAACTGA